From the Cryptomeria japonica chromosome 2, Sugi_1.0, whole genome shotgun sequence genome, one window contains:
- the LOC131860236 gene encoding uncharacterized protein LOC131860236, translated as MVLIYDHLKANQIARPQPSISESEEEGSDSVFSMGEEFESDSMSESEEILDDSEGETGKKRKQVSTRPSSSKGKKKSKEKVFQIRSSSSSEVSEDSEKDEPQSPRKKKTKTSNQTRNKQKRREDNVLELEEQVQRKDPEVDQKLEEETTREGFD; from the coding sequence atggtgttaatttatgaccACCTAAAAGCCAATCAAATTGCCCGTCCTCAGCCTTCTATctctgagtctgaggaggaagggtcggatTCTGTTTTTTCAATGGGTGAGGAGTTTGAAAGTGATTCAATGAGTGAATCAGAGGAGATTCTAGATGACTCtgaaggtgaaactggtaagaaaagaaaacaagtgagTACCAGGCCCTCCTCCTCGAAGGGTAAGAAAAAATCTAAAGAAAAGGTTTTCCAGATCCGCTCCTCGTCCTCCTCGGAGGTCTCTGAGGATTCTGAGAAGGATGAACCCCAGTCTCCtcgaaaaaagaaaactaaaacttctAATCAGACAAGGAACAAACAAAAGAGGCGAGAAGATAATGTTTTGGAGCTGGAGGAACAAGTGCAGAGAAAGGATCCTGAAGTCGACCAGAAATTGGAGGAGGAGACCACAAGGGAAGGTTTTGATTAG